In Terriglobales bacterium, a genomic segment contains:
- a CDS encoding regulatory protein RecX: MSFGRKPKVLLNDEPSLYEYAIGALGRRMRTVAELKRLMRPKVEDSEYGRVLVETVIARLKEEKYLNDSQYAATFSSLRKENERFGKRRVISDLKQRGVHDEVISKAVSATYEDTNEEQLARDFLRRKRLKKPSNEKETARIFRAMVRAGFGSRTIFAILKNWDVDDEVLSALEEEEPPTEQ, translated from the coding sequence ATGAGCTTCGGCCGAAAACCCAAGGTGCTGTTGAACGACGAACCATCTCTCTACGAGTACGCGATTGGCGCGCTTGGCCGACGCATGCGAACTGTCGCCGAACTGAAACGCCTGATGCGGCCGAAGGTCGAGGACTCGGAATACGGCCGCGTGCTGGTGGAGACGGTGATCGCGAGGCTGAAGGAAGAGAAGTACCTGAACGACAGTCAGTACGCTGCGACGTTCTCGTCGCTGCGGAAGGAGAACGAGCGCTTTGGAAAGCGTCGTGTCATCTCGGACCTGAAGCAGCGTGGCGTTCACGACGAGGTGATCAGCAAGGCCGTTTCGGCGACGTACGAAGACACGAACGAAGAACAGTTGGCGCGCGACTTCCTGCGTCGTAAGCGACTGAAGAAGCCGTCGAACGAGAAAGAGACTGCACGAATTTTTCGCGCCATGGTGCGGGCGGGGTTTGGGTCGAGGACGATCTTCGCGATCCTGAAGAACTGGGACGTGGACGACGAGGTGCTGTCGGCACTGGAGGAAGAGGAGCCGCCGACGGAGCAGTAG